The DNA segment ACGCAGCCCTCCGACACCGCAGAGCCGGACATCCCCGCCCTGCCTGCGGCCGAAGGCATCCGCGCCTTCTCCATCGACGACGCATCCACCACCGAAGTGGACGACGCGCTGTCGCTGCAAGAGCTGCCCGACGGCACAAAACGCATCGGCATCCACATTGCCGCCCCCGCCCTCGCCGCCCCCGCAGACAGTAGCATCGAACGCAGCGTTTTCCAACGCCAAAGCACGGCCTACTTCCCCGGCGGCAAAATCACCATGCTGCCCGACAACTGGATCGCCGCATTCAGCCTCGACGCAGGCAAAACCCCGCCTGCCGTCAGCCTCTATTTCGACGTGGACGCGGATTTCCGGGTATCCAATCCCGTCTGCAAAACCGAGCGCGTCGCCATTGCCGAAAACCTGCGCATCCAGCACATCGAGCCGCACTTCAACCGCGACCGGGGCACGGAAGGCGGCAACGCCTTCCCCCACCACAACGACCTGGCCTGGTTTTACCGTCTCGCCGCAGAGCTGCAAAAACAGCGCGGCAAATACGAAGCCGACCCTCCCGTACAGTACGACTACGGCATCGACCTGCTGGCCGACGGCAGCGTCGCCGTAACGCAGCGCGAACGCAACTCGCCCATCGACACCCTCGTGAGCGAAATGATGATCCTCGCCAACAGCACCTGGGCGCAAATGCTCGAAGAAGCCGGCCTGCCCGGCCTCTTCCGCGTCCAGCCGCCTTCCTCCAAAGTGCGCATGAGCACCCGCGCCGAAGCCCACGCCGGCATCGGTGTCAGCCACTACGGCTGGTTTACCTCCCCCCTGCGCCGCGCCGCCGACTGGGTAAACCAAAAACAGCTTCTCTCCCTGATTGGCGGCACAGAGCCGCGTTTTGCAAAAAACGATCCCGCCCTCTTCGCCCAGCTGCGCGACTTTGAAACCGCC comes from the Kingella potus genome and includes:
- a CDS encoding RNB domain-containing ribonuclease; translation: MNIFYEESGRFKTAAVVQKTEAAYQAETLHGKRAKIKAANVFAEFDGDPAAFLAAAEAEAGQIDTALLWEVSGREEFTAADTAAEYYGHPPSKTELAATLIALYAAPMYFYKKGKGVFKAAPEDTLKQALAAVERKKQQDAQIEDWTGRLKNGELPAEVAAVLKTVLHAPDKQSPAYKAFTKAADALKLTPYELARHVGGIASLPQYLRDGFELRQYPQGTQPSDTAEPDIPALPAAEGIRAFSIDDASTTEVDDALSLQELPDGTKRIGIHIAAPALAAPADSSIERSVFQRQSTAYFPGGKITMLPDNWIAAFSLDAGKTPPAVSLYFDVDADFRVSNPVCKTERVAIAENLRIQHIEPHFNRDRGTEGGNAFPHHNDLAWFYRLAAELQKQRGKYEADPPVQYDYGIDLLADGSVAVTQRERNSPIDTLVSEMMILANSTWAQMLEEAGLPGLFRVQPPSSKVRMSTRAEAHAGIGVSHYGWFTSPLRRAADWVNQKQLLSLIGGTEPRFAKNDPALFAQLRDFETAYAACQDFQREMEHYWSLVWLQQHHAAETEAVILKEDLVRLSGLPLAARVTGLPVDLPPRTTVRLRITGLDSEKRFIGLNYLNAVV